One window of the Gavia stellata isolate bGavSte3 chromosome 9, bGavSte3.hap2, whole genome shotgun sequence genome contains the following:
- the PLEKHA1 gene encoding pleckstrin homology domain-containing family A member 1 isoform X1 — MPYVDRQNRICGFLDIEENENSGKFLRRYFILDTREDSLVWYMDNPQNLPSGSPPVGVIKLTYISKVSDATKLRPKAEFCFVMNAGMRKYFLQANDQQDLVEWVNVLNKATKITVPKQSDPLCQMDNANRQAESPGGKKQVSYRTEIVGGVPIITPTQKEEISECSEGGDRNYLKRSQSHLPYFTAKHPPDNAIIKAGYCVKQGAVMKNWKRRYFQLDENTIGYFKSELEKEPLRVIPLKEVHKVQECKQSDIMMRDNLFEIVTTSRTFYVQADSPEDMHSWIKAISGAIVAQRGPGRSAASVTLILALHCVPDAAGQKAVESLYTEEHTESSSEPNHALRSAVPTPATSHSTAAHGSPLVPNPHAKYPALEKRGFHESFTKAKPGSYKIQAVAPRESASKVTERALSELQSKNGTQEQDPGLVDLDDASLPVSDV, encoded by the exons ATGCCTTATGTGGATCGTCAGAATCGCATTTGTGGTTTCCTAGAtattgaagaaaatgagaatagTGGAAAATTTCTGCGGCGGTACTTCATCTTGGACACACGAGAAGACAGTCTGGTGTGGTACATGGATAACCCACAG AATCTTCCCTCTGGATCTCCACCTGTTGGAGTCATTAAACTTACCTATATTTCAAAG GTTAGCGATGCAACTAAGCTAAGGCCAAAGGCAGAATTCTGTTTTG TTATGAATGCAGGGATGAGAAAATACTTTCTACAAGCCAATGATCAGCAGGACCTAGTTGAATGGGTAAATGTTCTGAACAAAGCTACCAAAATCACA GTACCAAAGCAGTCTGATCCTCTCTGTCAAATGGATAATGCAAATCGTCAAGCTGAAAGCCCAGGTGGAAAGAAGCAAGTCTCTTACAGGACAGAAATTGTTGGCGGTGTTCCTATCATTACACCAACCCAG aaagaagaaatcagTGAGTGCAGTGAAGGGGGTGATAGGAATTATTTGAAACGGTCACAAAGTCACCTTCCTTATTTTACTGCTAAGCACCCCCCGGATAATGCTATTATCAAAGCTGGCTACTGTGTAAAACAAGGAGCAGTG ATGAAGAACTGGAAGAGAAGATACTTTCAGTTAGATGAAAACACAATAGGATATTTCAAGTCTGAACTG gaaaaggaACCTCTCAGAGTTATACCACTTAAGGAGGTCCATAAAGTTCAGGAATGCAAACAAAG TGATATAATGATGAGAGACAATCTCTTTGAAATTGTAACAACTTCTCGAACATTTTATGTacag GCGGACAGTCCAGAAGACATGCACAGTTGGATAAAGGCAATTTCTGGGGCCATTGTAGCACAGCGGGGACCTGGAAGATCAGCAGCTTCT GTTACTCTAATCTTAGCTTTGCACTGTGTTCCAGATGCGGCAGGCCAGAAGGCTGTCGAATCCTTGTATACAGAG GAGCATACCGAGTCTTCTTCCGAACCCAACCATGCTCTCCGTTCTGCCGTCCCAACCCCAGCCACCTCACATTCCACAGCCGCTCACGGCAGCCCTCTGGTCCCAAACCCTCACGCCAAATACCCTGCCTTGGAGAAGCGAGGATTTCACGAATCTTTTACCAAGGCCAAGCCAGGGAGCTACAAGATCCAGGCTGTCGCTCCAAGAGAATCAGCTTCCAAAGTGACTGAACGGGCCCTCTCGGAACTCCAAAGTAAAAATGGCACTCAGGAACAGGATCCTGGCCTTGTGGATCTGGATGATGCAAGCCTTCCAGTTAGTGATGTGTAG
- the PLEKHA1 gene encoding pleckstrin homology domain-containing family A member 1 isoform X2, whose translation MPYVDRQNRICGFLDIEENENSGKFLRRYFILDTREDSLVWYMDNPQNLPSGSPPVGVIKLTYISKVSDATKLRPKAEFCFVMNAGMRKYFLQANDQQDLVEWVNVLNKATKITVPKQSDPLCQMDNANRQAESPGGKKQVSYRTEIVGGVPIITPTQKEEISECSEGGDRNYLKRSQSHLPYFTAKHPPDNAIIKAGYCVKQGAVMKNWKRRYFQLDENTIGYFKSELEKEPLRVIPLKEVHKVQECKQSDIMMRDNLFEIVTTSRTFYVQADSPEDMHSWIKAISGAIVAQRGPGRSAASMRQARRLSNPCIQRYTSRTGECSTSIPSLLPNPTMLSVLPSQPQPPHIPQPLTAALWSQTLTPNTLPWRSEDFTNLLPRPSQGATRSRLSLQENQLPK comes from the exons ATGCCTTATGTGGATCGTCAGAATCGCATTTGTGGTTTCCTAGAtattgaagaaaatgagaatagTGGAAAATTTCTGCGGCGGTACTTCATCTTGGACACACGAGAAGACAGTCTGGTGTGGTACATGGATAACCCACAG AATCTTCCCTCTGGATCTCCACCTGTTGGAGTCATTAAACTTACCTATATTTCAAAG GTTAGCGATGCAACTAAGCTAAGGCCAAAGGCAGAATTCTGTTTTG TTATGAATGCAGGGATGAGAAAATACTTTCTACAAGCCAATGATCAGCAGGACCTAGTTGAATGGGTAAATGTTCTGAACAAAGCTACCAAAATCACA GTACCAAAGCAGTCTGATCCTCTCTGTCAAATGGATAATGCAAATCGTCAAGCTGAAAGCCCAGGTGGAAAGAAGCAAGTCTCTTACAGGACAGAAATTGTTGGCGGTGTTCCTATCATTACACCAACCCAG aaagaagaaatcagTGAGTGCAGTGAAGGGGGTGATAGGAATTATTTGAAACGGTCACAAAGTCACCTTCCTTATTTTACTGCTAAGCACCCCCCGGATAATGCTATTATCAAAGCTGGCTACTGTGTAAAACAAGGAGCAGTG ATGAAGAACTGGAAGAGAAGATACTTTCAGTTAGATGAAAACACAATAGGATATTTCAAGTCTGAACTG gaaaaggaACCTCTCAGAGTTATACCACTTAAGGAGGTCCATAAAGTTCAGGAATGCAAACAAAG TGATATAATGATGAGAGACAATCTCTTTGAAATTGTAACAACTTCTCGAACATTTTATGTacag GCGGACAGTCCAGAAGACATGCACAGTTGGATAAAGGCAATTTCTGGGGCCATTGTAGCACAGCGGGGACCTGGAAGATCAGCAGCTTCT ATGCGGCAGGCCAGAAGGCTGTCGAATCCTTGTATACAGAGGTATACATCAAGAACTGGTGAATGCAGCAC GAGCATACCGAGTCTTCTTCCGAACCCAACCATGCTCTCCGTTCTGCCGTCCCAACCCCAGCCACCTCACATTCCACAGCCGCTCACGGCAGCCCTCTGGTCCCAAACCCTCACGCCAAATACCCTGCCTTGGAGAAGCGAGGATTTCACGAATCTTTTACCAAGGCCAAGCCAGGGAGCTACAAGATCCAGGCTGTCGCTCCAAGAGAATCAGCTTCCAAAGTGA
- the PLEKHA1 gene encoding pleckstrin homology domain-containing family A member 1 isoform X3, which produces MPYVDRQNRICGFLDIEENENSGKFLRRYFILDTREDSLVWYMDNPQNLPSGSPPVGVIKLTYISKVSDATKLRPKAEFCFVMNAGMRKYFLQANDQQDLVEWVNVLNKATKITVPKQSDPLCQMDNANRQAESPGGKKQVSYRTEIVGGVPIITPTQKEEISECSEGGDRNYLKRSQSHLPYFTAKHPPDNAIIKAGYCVKQGAVMKNWKRRYFQLDENTIGYFKSELEKEPLRVIPLKEVHKVQECKQSDIMMRDNLFEIVTTSRTFYVQADSPEDMHSWIKAISGAIVAQRGPGRSAASMRQARRLSNPCIQRSIPSLLPNPTMLSVLPSQPQPPHIPQPLTAALWSQTLTPNTLPWRSEDFTNLLPRPSQGATRSRLSLQENQLPK; this is translated from the exons ATGCCTTATGTGGATCGTCAGAATCGCATTTGTGGTTTCCTAGAtattgaagaaaatgagaatagTGGAAAATTTCTGCGGCGGTACTTCATCTTGGACACACGAGAAGACAGTCTGGTGTGGTACATGGATAACCCACAG AATCTTCCCTCTGGATCTCCACCTGTTGGAGTCATTAAACTTACCTATATTTCAAAG GTTAGCGATGCAACTAAGCTAAGGCCAAAGGCAGAATTCTGTTTTG TTATGAATGCAGGGATGAGAAAATACTTTCTACAAGCCAATGATCAGCAGGACCTAGTTGAATGGGTAAATGTTCTGAACAAAGCTACCAAAATCACA GTACCAAAGCAGTCTGATCCTCTCTGTCAAATGGATAATGCAAATCGTCAAGCTGAAAGCCCAGGTGGAAAGAAGCAAGTCTCTTACAGGACAGAAATTGTTGGCGGTGTTCCTATCATTACACCAACCCAG aaagaagaaatcagTGAGTGCAGTGAAGGGGGTGATAGGAATTATTTGAAACGGTCACAAAGTCACCTTCCTTATTTTACTGCTAAGCACCCCCCGGATAATGCTATTATCAAAGCTGGCTACTGTGTAAAACAAGGAGCAGTG ATGAAGAACTGGAAGAGAAGATACTTTCAGTTAGATGAAAACACAATAGGATATTTCAAGTCTGAACTG gaaaaggaACCTCTCAGAGTTATACCACTTAAGGAGGTCCATAAAGTTCAGGAATGCAAACAAAG TGATATAATGATGAGAGACAATCTCTTTGAAATTGTAACAACTTCTCGAACATTTTATGTacag GCGGACAGTCCAGAAGACATGCACAGTTGGATAAAGGCAATTTCTGGGGCCATTGTAGCACAGCGGGGACCTGGAAGATCAGCAGCTTCT ATGCGGCAGGCCAGAAGGCTGTCGAATCCTTGTATACAGAG GAGCATACCGAGTCTTCTTCCGAACCCAACCATGCTCTCCGTTCTGCCGTCCCAACCCCAGCCACCTCACATTCCACAGCCGCTCACGGCAGCCCTCTGGTCCCAAACCCTCACGCCAAATACCCTGCCTTGGAGAAGCGAGGATTTCACGAATCTTTTACCAAGGCCAAGCCAGGGAGCTACAAGATCCAGGCTGTCGCTCCAAGAGAATCAGCTTCCAAAGTGA
- the PLEKHA1 gene encoding pleckstrin homology domain-containing family A member 1 isoform X5 has product MPYVDRQNRICGFLDIEENENSGKFLRRYFILDTREDSLVWYMDNPQNLPSGSPPVGVIKLTYISKVSDATKLRPKAEFCFVMNAGMRKYFLQANDQQDLVEWVNVLNKATKITVPKQSDPLCQMDNANRQAESPGGKKQVSYRTEIVGGVPIITPTQKEEISECSEGGDRNYLKRSQSHLPYFTAKHPPDNAIIKAGYCVKQGAVMKNWKRRYFQLDENTIGYFKSELEKEPLRVIPLKEVHKVQECKQSDIMMRDNLFEIVTTSRTFYVQADSPEDMHSWIKAISGAIVAQRGPGRSAASVTLILALHCVPDAAGQKAVESLYTEVYIKNW; this is encoded by the exons ATGCCTTATGTGGATCGTCAGAATCGCATTTGTGGTTTCCTAGAtattgaagaaaatgagaatagTGGAAAATTTCTGCGGCGGTACTTCATCTTGGACACACGAGAAGACAGTCTGGTGTGGTACATGGATAACCCACAG AATCTTCCCTCTGGATCTCCACCTGTTGGAGTCATTAAACTTACCTATATTTCAAAG GTTAGCGATGCAACTAAGCTAAGGCCAAAGGCAGAATTCTGTTTTG TTATGAATGCAGGGATGAGAAAATACTTTCTACAAGCCAATGATCAGCAGGACCTAGTTGAATGGGTAAATGTTCTGAACAAAGCTACCAAAATCACA GTACCAAAGCAGTCTGATCCTCTCTGTCAAATGGATAATGCAAATCGTCAAGCTGAAAGCCCAGGTGGAAAGAAGCAAGTCTCTTACAGGACAGAAATTGTTGGCGGTGTTCCTATCATTACACCAACCCAG aaagaagaaatcagTGAGTGCAGTGAAGGGGGTGATAGGAATTATTTGAAACGGTCACAAAGTCACCTTCCTTATTTTACTGCTAAGCACCCCCCGGATAATGCTATTATCAAAGCTGGCTACTGTGTAAAACAAGGAGCAGTG ATGAAGAACTGGAAGAGAAGATACTTTCAGTTAGATGAAAACACAATAGGATATTTCAAGTCTGAACTG gaaaaggaACCTCTCAGAGTTATACCACTTAAGGAGGTCCATAAAGTTCAGGAATGCAAACAAAG TGATATAATGATGAGAGACAATCTCTTTGAAATTGTAACAACTTCTCGAACATTTTATGTacag GCGGACAGTCCAGAAGACATGCACAGTTGGATAAAGGCAATTTCTGGGGCCATTGTAGCACAGCGGGGACCTGGAAGATCAGCAGCTTCT GTTACTCTAATCTTAGCTTTGCACTGTGTTCCAGATGCGGCAGGCCAGAAGGCTGTCGAATCCTTGTATACAGAGGTATACATCAAGAACTGGTGA
- the PLEKHA1 gene encoding pleckstrin homology domain-containing family A member 1 isoform X4, with amino-acid sequence MRIVENFCGGTSSWTHEKTVWCGTWITHRIFPLDLHLLESLNLPIFQSDATKLRPKAEFCFVMNAGMRKYFLQANDQQDLVEWVNVLNKATKITVPKQSDPLCQMDNANRQAESPGGKKQVSYRTEIVGGVPIITPTQKEEISECSEGGDRNYLKRSQSHLPYFTAKHPPDNAIIKAGYCVKQGAVMKNWKRRYFQLDENTIGYFKSELEKEPLRVIPLKEVHKVQECKQSDIMMRDNLFEIVTTSRTFYVQADSPEDMHSWIKAISGAIVAQRGPGRSAASEHTESSSEPNHALRSAVPTPATSHSTAAHGSPLVPNPHAKYPALEKRGFHESFTKAKPGSYKIQAVAPRESASKVTERALSELQSKNGTQEQDPGLVDLDDASLPVSDV; translated from the exons atgagaatagTGGAAAATTTCTGCGGCGGTACTTCATCTTGGACACACGAGAAGACAGTCTGGTGTGGTACATGGATAACCCACAG AATCTTCCCTCTGGATCTCCACCTGTTGGAGTCATTAAACTTACCTATATTTCAAAG CGATGCAACTAAGCTAAGGCCAAAGGCAGAATTCTGTTTTG TTATGAATGCAGGGATGAGAAAATACTTTCTACAAGCCAATGATCAGCAGGACCTAGTTGAATGGGTAAATGTTCTGAACAAAGCTACCAAAATCACA GTACCAAAGCAGTCTGATCCTCTCTGTCAAATGGATAATGCAAATCGTCAAGCTGAAAGCCCAGGTGGAAAGAAGCAAGTCTCTTACAGGACAGAAATTGTTGGCGGTGTTCCTATCATTACACCAACCCAG aaagaagaaatcagTGAGTGCAGTGAAGGGGGTGATAGGAATTATTTGAAACGGTCACAAAGTCACCTTCCTTATTTTACTGCTAAGCACCCCCCGGATAATGCTATTATCAAAGCTGGCTACTGTGTAAAACAAGGAGCAGTG ATGAAGAACTGGAAGAGAAGATACTTTCAGTTAGATGAAAACACAATAGGATATTTCAAGTCTGAACTG gaaaaggaACCTCTCAGAGTTATACCACTTAAGGAGGTCCATAAAGTTCAGGAATGCAAACAAAG TGATATAATGATGAGAGACAATCTCTTTGAAATTGTAACAACTTCTCGAACATTTTATGTacag GCGGACAGTCCAGAAGACATGCACAGTTGGATAAAGGCAATTTCTGGGGCCATTGTAGCACAGCGGGGACCTGGAAGATCAGCAGCTTCT GAGCATACCGAGTCTTCTTCCGAACCCAACCATGCTCTCCGTTCTGCCGTCCCAACCCCAGCCACCTCACATTCCACAGCCGCTCACGGCAGCCCTCTGGTCCCAAACCCTCACGCCAAATACCCTGCCTTGGAGAAGCGAGGATTTCACGAATCTTTTACCAAGGCCAAGCCAGGGAGCTACAAGATCCAGGCTGTCGCTCCAAGAGAATCAGCTTCCAAAGTGACTGAACGGGCCCTCTCGGAACTCCAAAGTAAAAATGGCACTCAGGAACAGGATCCTGGCCTTGTGGATCTGGATGATGCAAGCCTTCCAGTTAGTGATGTGTAG